The DNA window TTTTTTGTAAGCATAAGGCAGAAAATGTGTATTAATTGTGCATTCTTTTTTTATAAAGAGGGAAAGTTATCGTTATTAATAGGGATATTAGATAATAATTGATTTATTGAGTCACTATTTTTAGTTAGGGGTGCTGATCATGATGAATTTAACGCTCTCTAAGAAAACAATCTTGGTCATTGACGACATGCCAGATAATGTGCGCTTATTACTGAAACTACTGACAGAAGCAGGGTTTCGGGTATTAGTTGCACGTGATGGGCGTGAAGGGATTGCACGGACTGAATATATTCAGCCTGATTTAATTCTATTAGATATGATGATGCCTGAAATGAATGGATTTGATACGTGTAAGATATTAAAATCACAGGATAAAACAAGGCATATTCCCATTGTTTTTATGACAGCAATTGCTGATACAGCCAGTAAAGTGCGAGGATTTGAATTAGGGGCGGTAGATTACATTACAAAACCTTTTCACAGTGCTGAGGTTTTAGCGCGTGTTAATGCACAATTACAAATTCATCAGTTACAAAATACATTACGTCAACAAACAATTGTACTAGAAGAAAAAAATAGAGATTTAGAAGCCTTTGCGCAGATGGTCGCACATAATTTAAAAAGTCCTTTATCTTCATTAATTAATGTCTTAGATATGGTTGCAGATGAAATTACCATACAATCTGAAAGTTATGAAAAAATACGTTGGTCGATTCAAGTTGGATGGGATATGAATCAATGTATTGAAGCATTATTATTATTGGCGCGTGTGGGCGGTGAAACAGTATTAGAGTTAGAGCCTTTAGATATGGTGAGTTTAATCAATACTGTGGTTCATCAACGCTTGGATTATAGCATTAAGAAAAAACGCGCCATTATCAACATGCCCGAGGAATTACCCATTGCGCAGGGCTATCCGCTATGGGTTTTAGAAATATGGAGTAATTATCTGAGTAACGCTCTAAAATATGGTGGAACTCCTCCCATGCTAACCATCGGCGCAGATGAACAAGACAATAAAATGTTGCGTTTTTGGGTAAAAGATAATGGAACAGGGATTACGCAAGAACAACAACAAAAATTGTTTATGCCATTTAGTCGTTTAAATTTGCAAACTGAAGGGTATGGGCTAGGACTATCAATCGTGCGTCAAATTGTTGAAAAACTAGGTGGGCAAGTTGGTATAGAAAGCCAATTAGGTCAAGGAAGCCTGTTTTATTTCACACTGCCTGCTTATCCAATTGAATGAATAACCTCTTTTATTCCTCGCTCTTTCAACGGCTGTTAAAATTCTCCTTAATGGGAGTTGCTGTTATACCACATGGTTATGTCGCCAGTGTTTTACTGGTAGCACTTAGCTATTTTCTGATGGGCAAATTATTATTATTAATGGCAATTCCACCAAGCTATACCGCTGTTGCTGTCTGGCTGCCTGCGGGGATTGCTTTAACTGCTGTTTTACTCAAAGGGACATCTATACTTTTAGGCGTGTTTTTAGGCTCTTTTACGCTGAATACATTCAATTTGCTTGATAGTACGAGCTTTTTTAGTTTAATCAGCTCTATCACTTTAACAAGCTGTATCGGCATTGGGGCGAGTTTACAAGCGTGGGCAGGCGCATGGCTATTACGACGATTTATCGGTTTTCCCTGTGAATTAAAACAAGAAAAAGAAATCGTTATCTTCCTCTTTTTTGTTGCAATGGGCAGTTGTTTAATCAGTGCAACAATCAGTATTACAGCGCAATATTATTGGGGACTGTTAAATAAAGAATATTTTACTTTCAACTGGTTAACTTGGTGGGTTGGCGATAGCATTGGAGTTATGATTGCAACCCCTATTTTGCTCAGTTGGTTTGAA is part of the Beggiatoa alba B18LD genome and encodes:
- a CDS encoding sensor histidine kinase; the protein is MMNLTLSKKTILVIDDMPDNVRLLLKLLTEAGFRVLVARDGREGIARTEYIQPDLILLDMMMPEMNGFDTCKILKSQDKTRHIPIVFMTAIADTASKVRGFELGAVDYITKPFHSAEVLARVNAQLQIHQLQNTLRQQTIVLEEKNRDLEAFAQMVAHNLKSPLSSLINVLDMVADEITIQSESYEKIRWSIQVGWDMNQCIEALLLLARVGGETVLELEPLDMVSLINTVVHQRLDYSIKKKRAIINMPEELPIAQGYPLWVLEIWSNYLSNALKYGGTPPMLTIGADEQDNKMLRFWVKDNGTGITQEQQQKLFMPFSRLNLQTEGYGLGLSIVRQIVEKLGGQVGIESQLGQGSLFYFTLPAYPIE